In one Pyxidicoccus xibeiensis genomic region, the following are encoded:
- a CDS encoding vWA domain-containing protein yields MNRTVLFLSLAGGLALTALVLGLPHVGSPPPAVVPRVTEPAVVPPPPPSSVVTGAPGSISLTSRLSHPYIPAGTSEVFATVDLAGAEVPGAMRSPVNLALVIDRSGSMSGYKLAQAKQAARHLVTLLRNEDRLAIVHYGSDVKSLPSLAATPGNRERMLQYIDGIWDEGGTNISAGLSAGRFQLTSAQGGHTIHRLILMSDGQPTEGITDDEGLTQQARELRAAGITLSAIGVGTDFNEDLMQGFAEYGAGAYGFLEDAGQLATLFQKDLQQATTSVAHHVTLNFTLPPGTSLGEVLGYRATQSGDTVQVALPDFSSGQVERVVVRLNVTDTTVGRTVPVTGVRLAYTDLIRNAAVQNGIWLSAVVTDRDEEVLARQDKEATVYAARARGAANMQRAAEALREGRKDEAKGYLQQNQALFHETSAVAGAAAVAADMAEQQATLDEYDSADSEEATRAAVKKSKVKALKSFGKMGSTY; encoded by the coding sequence ATGAACCGAACGGTCCTCTTCCTCAGTCTGGCCGGCGGCCTCGCCCTCACCGCCCTGGTGCTGGGGCTGCCCCACGTGGGCTCCCCGCCGCCCGCGGTGGTTCCCCGCGTGACGGAGCCGGCCGTGGTGCCCCCGCCGCCCCCGTCGAGCGTGGTGACGGGGGCGCCCGGCTCCATCAGCCTGACGAGCCGCCTGTCGCACCCGTACATCCCCGCGGGCACGTCCGAGGTCTTCGCCACGGTGGACCTGGCGGGGGCCGAGGTGCCCGGGGCGATGCGCAGCCCCGTCAACCTGGCGCTGGTCATCGACCGCTCGGGCTCCATGAGCGGCTACAAGCTGGCCCAGGCGAAGCAGGCGGCGCGGCACCTGGTGACGCTCCTGCGCAACGAGGACCGGCTGGCCATCGTCCACTATGGCTCGGACGTGAAGAGCCTGCCGTCGCTGGCGGCCACGCCCGGCAACCGCGAGCGGATGCTCCAGTACATCGACGGCATCTGGGACGAGGGCGGCACCAACATCAGCGCGGGCCTGTCCGCCGGCCGCTTCCAGCTCACGTCCGCGCAGGGGGGCCACACCATCCACCGCCTCATCCTGATGAGCGACGGCCAGCCCACCGAGGGCATCACCGACGACGAGGGCCTGACGCAGCAGGCCCGGGAGCTGCGCGCGGCCGGCATCACGTTGAGCGCCATCGGCGTGGGCACCGACTTCAACGAGGACCTGATGCAGGGCTTCGCGGAGTACGGCGCGGGCGCGTACGGCTTCCTGGAAGACGCGGGCCAGCTGGCCACCCTCTTCCAGAAGGACTTGCAGCAGGCCACCACCTCCGTGGCGCACCACGTGACGCTGAACTTCACGCTGCCGCCGGGCACGTCGCTGGGCGAGGTGCTGGGCTACCGCGCCACCCAGTCCGGCGACACGGTGCAGGTGGCGCTGCCGGACTTCTCCTCGGGCCAGGTGGAGCGCGTGGTGGTGCGGCTGAACGTCACCGACACCACGGTGGGCCGCACGGTGCCGGTGACGGGGGTGCGGCTGGCGTACACGGACCTCATCCGCAACGCGGCCGTGCAGAACGGAATCTGGCTGAGCGCGGTGGTGACGGACCGCGACGAGGAGGTGCTGGCCCGGCAGGACAAGGAGGCCACGGTGTACGCGGCGCGAGCGCGCGGCGCCGCCAACATGCAGCGGGCCGCCGAGGCCCTGCGTGAGGGCCGCAAGGACGAGGCGAAGGGCTACCTCCAGCAGAACCAGGCCCTCTTCCACGAGACGAGCGCCGTGGCCGGCGCCGCCGCGGTGGCCGCCGACATGGCCGAGCAGCAGGCCACCCTCGACGAGTACGACAGCGCCGACAGCGAGGAGGCCACCCGCGCCGCCGTGAAGAAGAGCAAGGTGAAGGCCCTCAAGAGCTTCGGGAAGATGGGCTCCACCTACTAG